In a genomic window of Bradyrhizobium sp. LLZ17:
- the hspQ gene encoding heat shock protein HspQ, translated as MIKARTAKFQIGQVVRHRIFSFRGVIFDIDPEFNNTEEWWQSIPEEVRPHKDQPFYHLLAENADSEYVAYVSEQNLLADESGEPIRHSQVAEIFVKDKTGGYRPRNPSLN; from the coding sequence ATGATTAAAGCGCGGACCGCCAAATTCCAGATCGGGCAGGTCGTTCGCCACCGGATCTTCTCGTTCCGGGGCGTGATTTTCGACATCGATCCGGAATTCAACAACACCGAGGAATGGTGGCAGTCGATTCCTGAAGAGGTGCGGCCTCACAAGGATCAGCCGTTCTACCATCTGCTCGCGGAGAACGCGGACTCGGAATACGTCGCCTATGTCTCCGAGCAGAACCTGTTGGCCGACGAGTCCGGCGAGCCGATCCGCCATTCCCAGGTCGCCGAGATCTTCGTCAAGGACAAGACCGGCGGCTACCGCCCGCGCAATCCATCGCTGAACTGA
- a CDS encoding invasion associated locus B family protein yields MNFRYLAASVRPRGRVLALLTATALAVPFAAEAQTAAPAAPKTAPKAAPKAAPKAPAPAPAPQAQQAPAQGAPAQPGAQPADQQIQLIYAPWTKFCLKGQDANAKQVCFTGKDGRIESGQPVIAAVIIEPEGEPKKILRVTLPLGMQLVHGTRIIVDNNPPLQSPYVICFQNGCMSDYEATPELINNMKKGQNLVVQAINANGAPLTLPLPLAGEFQKAYDGPPTDPKVFEETQKKLQEELQKKADEQRKKLEQSGAAPGAAPAAQK; encoded by the coding sequence ATGAATTTCCGTTATTTGGCCGCGTCCGTCCGGCCGCGCGGGCGAGTACTCGCCCTGTTGACGGCGACGGCATTGGCCGTTCCGTTTGCCGCAGAAGCCCAGACCGCCGCTCCGGCCGCGCCCAAGACGGCTCCGAAGGCTGCGCCAAAGGCCGCCCCCAAAGCTCCGGCGCCCGCACCTGCGCCTCAGGCCCAGCAAGCGCCCGCGCAGGGCGCTCCGGCACAACCGGGCGCCCAGCCGGCGGATCAGCAGATCCAGCTGATCTACGCGCCCTGGACCAAGTTCTGCCTCAAGGGCCAGGACGCCAACGCCAAACAGGTCTGCTTCACCGGCAAGGATGGCCGCATCGAATCGGGCCAGCCGGTCATCGCGGCCGTGATCATCGAGCCGGAAGGCGAGCCCAAGAAGATACTGCGCGTGACGCTGCCGCTCGGCATGCAGCTCGTGCACGGCACCCGCATCATCGTGGACAACAATCCGCCGTTGCAGAGCCCCTATGTGATCTGCTTCCAGAACGGCTGCATGTCCGACTACGAGGCGACGCCAGAGCTCATCAACAACATGAAGAAGGGCCAGAATCTCGTTGTTCAGGCGATCAACGCCAACGGCGCGCCGCTGACCCTGCCGCTGCCGCTCGCCGGCGAATTCCAGAAGGCCTATGACGGCCCGCCGACCGATCCGAAGGTGTTTGAGGAAACCCAGAAGAAGCTCCAGGAAGAGCTTCAGAAGAAGGCTGACGAGCAGCGCAAGAAGCTCGAGCAGAGCGGTGCTGCGCCTGGCGCGGCTCCGGCGGCACAGAAGTAA
- the pcsA gene encoding phosphatidylcholine synthase has protein sequence MADVQIVLILIARAMDSQEESLKPTPAIRAAAFSVHIFTAFGAAIALLAMLEAVREHWAAMFQWLGVALIIDAIDGPIARRLNVKDVQPNWSGDVLDLVVDFVTYVFVPAYAIVASGLLLPVAAPLLGIAIIVTSALYFADLRMKADDNHFRGFPALWNAAAFYLFLLHWPPLWSTLLVAALVVLTFVPFHVLHPVRVARLRWLTMSLIVIWALLGLYALEMDFHVGTGVTIALCAIALWICLSDAVIRLARSFA, from the coding sequence ATGGCGGATGTGCAAATCGTTCTCATTCTGATAGCACGAGCCATGGACAGCCAGGAGGAATCCCTGAAGCCGACGCCTGCGATCCGTGCCGCGGCCTTCTCGGTGCACATCTTCACCGCCTTCGGCGCGGCGATCGCGCTACTGGCGATGCTGGAGGCCGTGCGCGAGCATTGGGCGGCGATGTTTCAATGGCTGGGCGTAGCCCTGATCATCGATGCGATCGACGGTCCGATCGCGCGCCGGCTGAATGTCAAGGACGTGCAGCCGAACTGGTCAGGCGACGTGCTCGATCTCGTGGTCGACTTCGTCACCTATGTGTTCGTGCCGGCGTATGCCATCGTTGCGAGCGGCCTGTTGCTGCCGGTGGCAGCCCCATTGCTCGGCATCGCCATCATCGTCACCAGCGCACTCTATTTCGCCGATCTGCGCATGAAGGCCGACGACAATCATTTTCGCGGCTTTCCGGCGCTGTGGAATGCGGCTGCGTTCTACCTGTTCCTGCTGCATTGGCCGCCGCTGTGGTCGACGCTGCTGGTCGCAGCCCTGGTGGTGCTGACCTTCGTGCCGTTCCACGTCCTGCATCCGGTCCGTGTCGCGCGGCTGCGCTGGCTGACGATGTCGCTGATCGTGATCTGGGCGCTGCTCGGGCTGTATGCGCTGGAGATGGATTTTCACGTCGGCACTGGCGTGACCATCGCACTCTGCGCGATCGCGCTTTGGATCTGTCTCAGCGACGCCGTGATCCGGCTGGCAAGATCCTTCGCATGA
- a CDS encoding AEC family transporter — MVDILNLALPYFGLIFVGFACGKVKSLPESGLAWMNFFLLYVSLPALLFAIMSKTPFSELNNPPFLVATTLSTVAAFTIALVVGKILGRLTLREATLAGLSGGYGNIGYMGPGLALAVLGPKASAPTALIFCCDSIFLFSIVPLLIELSDRDHPSLMHAFGVVLKQIVLNPLIMSACFGAAVAALHIELPVALDRTITFLQNAAAPTALFVLGVTVALRPFDRVPWEVPGVIAVKLLVHPLASFALMLAFGPFAQPWAATAVLMASLPPALNVFVIARQNDAWIRSASVAVLLGTFASVVTLTSVMWLLQTGRLVFP; from the coding sequence ATGGTCGATATCCTCAATCTGGCGCTACCATATTTTGGCTTGATCTTCGTCGGTTTCGCCTGCGGCAAGGTCAAATCGCTGCCGGAATCGGGCCTCGCCTGGATGAACTTCTTCCTGCTCTACGTGTCGCTGCCGGCGTTGCTGTTCGCGATCATGTCGAAGACGCCGTTCTCGGAATTGAACAACCCGCCGTTCCTGGTTGCGACCACCTTGTCGACGGTTGCGGCCTTCACCATCGCGCTCGTCGTCGGCAAGATTCTGGGACGGCTGACGCTGCGCGAGGCGACGCTCGCGGGCCTGTCCGGCGGCTACGGCAACATCGGCTATATGGGACCGGGGCTGGCGCTTGCCGTGCTGGGACCGAAGGCGTCGGCGCCGACCGCGCTGATCTTCTGCTGTGACAGCATCTTCCTGTTCTCGATCGTGCCGCTGCTGATCGAGCTCTCCGACCGGGACCATCCCTCGCTAATGCATGCCTTTGGCGTCGTGCTGAAGCAGATCGTTCTCAACCCGCTGATCATGTCGGCCTGCTTTGGCGCAGCGGTCGCGGCGCTGCATATCGAGCTGCCGGTCGCGCTCGATCGCACCATCACCTTTCTCCAGAACGCAGCCGCTCCGACGGCGCTGTTCGTGCTCGGCGTGACGGTGGCGCTCCGTCCGTTCGATCGCGTGCCCTGGGAGGTGCCGGGCGTGATCGCAGTCAAACTCCTGGTGCATCCGCTCGCGTCCTTCGCGTTGATGCTGGCGTTCGGACCGTTCGCGCAGCCCTGGGCCGCGACGGCAGTGCTGATGGCCTCGCTGCCGCCGGCGCTGAACGTGTTCGTCATCGCCCGGCAGAACGATGCCTGGATCAGATCCGCCTCCGTCGCGGTGCTGCTCGGGACGTTTGCGTCGGTGGTGACGCTGACCAGCGTGATGTGGCTGCTCCAGACCGGACGGCTGGTGTTTCCGTAA
- a CDS encoding UbiH/UbiF family hydroxylase produces MTDASTLFDAAVIGGGPAGLAAAIALAQAGARTALVARRVPYADNRTTALLGASVDLLDGLDVWPRCKDKAAALEIMRLVDDTGRLFRAPEVRFSCHEIAVDAFGYNIDNRSLMLALEARAAELPDLVRFDDEAESVVVEAADVALRTASAQFLMARLVVGADGRHSLCREAAGIAVTRRDLTQTALTFNVSHARPHRNVSTEFHTPHGPCVFVPLPGNRSSVVWVAAPAEAERLRALSDDELSAAIEKQAHSILGLMTVEPGRNLFPLAIERPKSFGRDRIALVGEAAHVVPPIGAQGLNLGLRDAADIARLAGQAIAAGDDPGAPEVLKRYDRARRPDILSRTFAIDIANRSLLNDFLPLQPVRAVGMHLLGAIGPLRRFAMREGLTPTWRK; encoded by the coding sequence ATGACAGACGCCTCGACACTCTTTGACGCAGCCGTGATCGGCGGCGGACCGGCAGGCCTTGCGGCGGCCATCGCACTGGCGCAAGCGGGTGCCCGAACTGCGCTGGTGGCACGGCGCGTACCCTATGCCGACAACCGCACCACCGCGCTGCTCGGCGCCTCCGTCGATCTGCTGGACGGCCTCGACGTCTGGCCACGCTGCAAGGACAAGGCCGCCGCGCTCGAAATCATGCGGCTCGTCGACGATACCGGCCGGCTGTTCCGCGCGCCGGAGGTCCGCTTCTCCTGTCACGAAATCGCCGTGGACGCCTTCGGCTACAATATCGACAACCGCTCCCTGATGCTGGCGCTGGAAGCGCGCGCGGCCGAGTTGCCCGATCTCGTCCGTTTCGATGACGAGGCCGAGAGCGTCGTCGTCGAAGCCGCCGACGTCGCGCTCCGCACCGCCTCCGCGCAATTCTTGATGGCACGGCTGGTGGTCGGCGCCGACGGCCGGCATTCGTTGTGCCGAGAGGCGGCCGGGATCGCCGTGACACGGCGCGACCTGACGCAGACCGCGCTCACCTTCAATGTCAGCCATGCGCGGCCGCATCGCAACGTCTCGACCGAGTTCCATACGCCGCACGGCCCTTGCGTGTTCGTGCCCTTGCCCGGCAACCGCTCCAGCGTCGTCTGGGTCGCAGCTCCCGCCGAAGCCGAGCGGCTTCGCGCCCTGAGCGACGACGAACTGTCCGCCGCGATCGAGAAGCAGGCGCATTCGATTTTGGGACTCATGACGGTCGAGCCCGGCCGCAACCTGTTCCCGTTGGCGATCGAGCGGCCAAAGTCCTTTGGCCGCGACCGCATCGCGCTGGTCGGCGAAGCCGCCCACGTGGTTCCTCCGATCGGCGCCCAGGGCCTCAATCTCGGCCTCAGGGATGCCGCCGATATTGCGAGGCTTGCTGGCCAAGCGATTGCGGCGGGCGACGATCCCGGCGCGCCCGAGGTGCTCAAGCGCTACGACCGCGCGCGGCGGCCGGATATCCTGAGCCGGACATTTGCGATCGACATCGCCAACCGTTCCTTGCTCAACGACTTCCTGCCGCTCCAGCCGGTCCGCGCAGTCGGGATGCACCTGCTCGGCGCCATCGGCCCGCTCAGGCGCTTCGCGATGCGCGAAGGCCTGACGCCGACCTGGCGAAAATAA